TCAAATAGGTGAGCATTAAGAATTATGTCCAGTTGTTGTAGAACTAGAATGATTAGGGAATTTGCTAAAACTAAATGCCATTCGCAACGTTTCCTTCTAGAACAATTGCTGCATCGGCGGGCAGAACGACTTCATCTCTTCCCACGACCgttctaaaatttaaaatacaacaatgtTTGAACAACAAGgacagggaaaaaaatcagGTTTAGGTGCCCAACAACTTACCCATCTATGTAGTTTGTCTGCATCGAGGAGGTAATCACCTCGAAGGCGGCTGGCAAACCTTCGTACACGGACGACAGTTTAACAGTTTCAgttgttttgttaaagtttAGCACGGCCACAATGGTGCTCACTCCTTCCAGGTGCCGTTTAATCACGATTATGTTATCACCGACTAGTTGCATTTCCATCGTTCCTTCGCGCAATGTGCGCTGCTTGCGCAGCCGGACGAGTGCTTGGAATATTTTCACATGCGAGCGTGGAGCAGCTTTCTGTGCCTTGTAGTTGAGCGTTTTGTAGTTCGCTGCAACCGGAAGCCACGTGGTGCGATTAGTGGAAAACCCAGCACTAACTGAATCGTCCCACTGGAATGGGGTTCGCACGGGATCGCGGCTGTACATCAGGTAGTCTTTGGGGTTAGAATTGCATGCCGCCGGATCAATGGTATCCTTCCACGAGATGAACACGTCCTCCATTGCTAGCTCGTCGCCATTGAATGTAACGGCAATTCCCGGCAACACGTTTAAGGCGATTTGATAAAGATCTGCACGCGCGACGCCTAGACGAGACGACACCCGTTTGTTATCATGATTTCCGAGCTGAAAACAGTAAGCAAATGGTAATGTATTATTACAACGTTGAGTGCTCGGCAAGGCAATCGGCTTTTCTTCCATACCACCCAGTTGGAGAATCTATTTGATGGTACCACATCGAGCCATCGTTTAATGTTGTCATAAAATTGTGTTCCCGTCGTATCCTTGAACGTGTTGCTCAGTACTTCAAAATTGAACGGAACGTGGGCTCCTTCCGAATTTTCATTGCCAAACAAGCGAATAATGTTCATCAAGGGCGTGTATGCTTCCGCCATCAGCACTATATCTTCGGACAGTTTCTCTTGCTTGTAGTCATCGACAACCTTTCGCCATTGGTATACCATATCGAACGTTTCATCTAGGTTTTGCGTGTGCGTATGAACTAAATAGGTCGGATTGTCCGGATCATCGGTTTCGCCACTCTTCTCTTCGTCCGGATAAACCCCATTAGTTGGGGTGGACTCGAACAGATACGGCACAGCATCGATGCGGAATCCGTGCACTCCTTTATCCAGCCAGAATTTAATTACATCTTTCATTTCTTGTACCAGTGCCGAATTGCGATAGTTCAGATCGGGCTGCTTGACCAAGAACTGATGGAGATAGTACTCTTGCCGGACTTCATTCCATTCCCAGGCTGGTCCACGGAATACACTCACCCAGTTCGAGGGTGGTACACGTGTTCCGTTGGACAACGTTTTTCCTGGATGCCAAACATAGTAATCACTGTAGGTTGGGTCCTTGTTGACAGACTTTATGAACCATTCGCTCTCATCACTGCTGTGATTGGGAACGAAATCCAGGATCAGCTTCAGTCCTTCCGCATTGCAGGTGGCAGCTAGCGCCTCCAAGTCGGCAATTGTGCCAAACTCGGAATGTATGTCACGGAAATCGGAAATATCGTAACCAAAGTCGGCCATCGGTGATTTAAAGATCGGCGACAACCATACTGCATCGATGCCTAGCTCGCGGCGTAAGTACGGTACCTTTTCCATAATGCCGCGCAAGTCTCCCACACCGTCACCATCACTGTCCTTGAATGATCGTGGATAAATCTGATAGAAGTTGGCATGCTGCCACCAATGTTCGTCTGCCAGCAGGGACGGCACAATTGCCAGCACACCAACAATAACTGCGAGCCACATTCTGACGAAGGTACGCTGCTTAAAACACACTCTGATTGACCGTGCGTGGTAGTGACCATTTTATagccttttttatttcctacaTCCGAGCCCACCGCAACCGGTAGTTGAtcttgttgatgatgatgagtatTTGTTATTTGATGCTCACAAACTAAACAATGCTTTTTTCCAGCGCGGACCATGCGAACAAAACGTATTTCCAAAGTGATGACTTGAAAGATGTTTGCCGATTGATAAGATAGTTCAATGGTGTTTTTCCAAACACTCACGAGGCGACAAATTAACCATCACGGTGGGGTTTAttatcgttgttttttttgtgatacatTCGTTTACATTCGTGTGCACGCTACAAGTGCAACGCTGTGATGCGATCAGATGCAGTGGGCTTCATCTACCTACAGGCAAAATGGGCCACGAGCAAATATCAAACAGTACTGTAACACACTTCAAGACCTGTCGAAGCAAATACGCTTTCCATTCGTGCttcaaaataaaagcttcctGAGCGTAAATTGATTGCAAAACATTCTTCCTTTTTAATTTGCAACATGGTACAAATAATTGAATACACCATGAACGCATAACATCAATTAAAGTTACGTAAGATGAAATATTCCATTCGTGATTCAGTGGAGGGTGATTTTTGTCTTAGTAAATAGTTCTTATCTGTTAATTTACCGACTACCGACAGTGtggcaccaaaacaaaaatatttaaaatgtctTTCTTGTTACACGAAAGACTTTCGATTTCTAGACGAAGGAAGTCTTTATTCATATTCCAAAAGCAAAGTAAAGCAACAGATCCATTTATACACATAGAATTCAAGTGGGATataatcaaattttatttttccttcatttgtaAAAGTAACAGTTTATCTTTACAGTTTAAACAAAGTAACTAACATCATTATTACAATAACACCACCCAACATGGTAAAGCTTTGCCTCAACCTGTGTGTACCATTGCTTAACACAACTGCTTCGTAAGCTTGCAATTGAATATTGTTTGATGTAACAGTCTCTCTggaatagaagaaaaacatatgtTAGTTGTAGTAGAACTACGCAGAAATCTACGTATAATTCCTCACATACCCTGGTTTGCGTTTTGATGATACGCTCACCACGCGAAACACAAGACTATTGGGCAAAGTGGTGTCCACCTTTGTGGCGTCTACCGTTTCGACTGTGGAGCCAATATTAGCTAGCACAACATATGACCGCTTATCGTTTGGGAATGAACGTGTTAACGCATATACATTGGTTCCAAGCACTTGTGATTTGAAATCACCCCAGATGAGTGCGTTGGTGCCACGCAAACTCATCAGCTCCTTGAACACTTTCAAATGGCTGTTTTGGGTGGTTTCTTGCTGTACTTTCACATTCACCAGCGGATAATCTTCAGCTAGTGGAAGCCACGGCTTTACTGAGGCGTTGGTGAAGCCAGCATTTGCAGTAGCATCCCACTGAAACGGAGTTCTAGCCGGATCGCGTGTTCCTTCCTGATAAGTGTCTTCAGTCAGTTGGCATGCAGCGGGATCTTGCGTATCTTTCCAGGATATGTCTACGTCGTGCATTCCAATTTCTTCTCCCTGGTAGGTGACCGTTATACCGGGAAGTGTCAGTTCGATCATAGCCATTATGTCAACCATGTGATCTCCTCCCATGCGCGATGAAACACGTCGTTTGTCGTGATTTCCTAGCTGGAAGATAGGAGAGGTTTGCTCATTTCCGAGTCACAAGTCAATAGGAAATGGATGAATCACTTACCACCCAGTTGGGCGTATGGTTGGGTGGAATAATATTAATCCACGAGTCGATCACCTTCTTGAAATCGGTTGCCTTCGAATTGCTATCCAGGCGCATGATCAATTGAAAGTTGAACGGCATCTGCGATCCTTGGCGATTGTTACTGTCGTTGAAGTACGTTTTTACAACATCCAAAGACGACCAGGCCTCCGTCATGAGCACTTTGGTAGTAGTGTTATGCTCCTGCTTGTACTGATCCAGTAGCTCACGCCATTGATACACCATGTCCACGGTTTCCGGTTGGTCGAGGGTGTATATATGATTAAGGTAGTTTTGACTTAACGGATCGCTTGATTGACCGCTTACGGGTTCGTCCGGGAAGCCGACCGTCTCGAACAACCATGGGACAGCATCGACTCGAAATCCATCCACTCCCTGGTCCAACCAAAAGCGTAGCACATTCTTCATCGCCTGCACCACGGCAGGATTGCGGTAATTCAGATCCGGTTGCTTCGCATGAAACTGATGCAGGTAAAATTGCTTTCGATCGTCGTTCCATTCCCATGCCGACCCGTACCATGCTGCAACCTTTAAAAGTGATGGAAATCGATTTACAAGCCCAACAGGCGCGCAAAGTTAAAATGTTCTCCCAGCTCATACCCAGTTATTCGGTGGATCACGAACCGTTCCCGGTTTGGGATCCTGCCAGACGTAAAAATCCTCAAACCCGGATTCACGGTTAACGCTCTTCTTGAACCATTCGTGTTCGTCACTTGAATGGTTCGGCACGAAATCGAGGATGACGCGGAGTTGCagttttttcgcttcttctaCGAGTCGCTTGAAATCTGCCATCGTGCCAAAGCTTGGATGAATGTCGGTAAAGTTGGAAATATCATACCCAAAGTCAGCCATAGGTGAGGGATAGATTGGCGAAAGCCAGAACCCCGTCATGCCCAGCGACTTTAGATATTGTAGCCGACTGGCTATGCCGTTCAAGTCTCCAATTCCATCGCCATTGCTATCTTGAAATGATCGTGGATAGATCTGATAGAAGCTTGCCGTTTCCCACCAATCTTTCTGGGCTGAAGCTACACCAACTCCGACCGTTAATAGGGTCAGCACCCAGCAGTAAAGACCCATACTCGCGGACGTAGACAACAGAGACGCGGTTTTGCTCACACAATACACCCAACTGTCGTTAGCTTTTGACACCATAGTTGCATTTATACCTTTAACTTTACAGCGAATCGTTATCAAGCGGATCTCGTAATCTCGTAAAGTGTccattattgttttatatttgcgAAACCCTTGACGATACACCCTCGAGGGACAGTATCGGACAGTTAGTTCATGATCATACAACTTGCAACAGCTAGAATTTACGGTTCCGTTTGAATGGTAAAACGCGTTGCATGTTCGAAGGGCACGGTATCATTAGGGGACTCCGAAGCACCTATCGATGTGAAAACATATcacttttcaaatttgaaccaaactagagatgagaataacaactccttttagtgaatcaactcagagtgaatgagtcgttattaggagtcagctcgtttaacgactcatttcaaAGCCataaaacccggcataaacgtataagttaaggttcgaTCTTTTTAcgcactcatgagtgtaagcatgtagccgtggtgagtcgagttgcaaaaagagtaaatacgtgtgattgaaacgaaaatgtgcgagtgagttgaaacaaaactgAGTTGAATCGAAACTTTTGATacatacccaaactagccaaatgaaaaTGCTgcaaatttcctaaggctatagccttacctttttttgagtaatttttcaaaattttctaaattgatttattttaatgggaatttgttgcaataagtttcttttcacttaaatagtgctttaaatttaaaaaagaataaaaaatcagaaaaaaaattttaaaaaattttcaactcgaaaatttcataaggggtaccccttgccatttttttgagaaatttggcaaaaaaattcaaattgatttattttaatgccaattggttgcaatgagtttcttttcactcaaataatgcttaaaattaaaaaaagagtaaaaattctgaaaaaattgacaaaaatataaaaatttaaaaatttcataagactcatttttgcaccaacttttgcctataactcggtcggtatccaatggatcgccaatctttaacttgtggtcgatagatggcaacaatggctacattttcttcttggacggccttgccctcagatgtctgtgccagaagttattcgaggaaccaagttccttaccctgtttgagaaaatgtaaaattttcctcatttttgcaccaacttttgcctataactcggtcggtatccaatggatcgccaatctttaacttgtggtcgatagatggcaacaatggctacattttcttcttggacggccatgccctcagatgtctgtgccagaagttattcgaggaaccaagttccttaccctgtttgagaaaatgtaaaattttcctcatttttgagtagtttagcaaaattgaaaaatgtggtatattttaatgcgaattttgttgcaataagtttcttttcgcttaaatagtgctttaaattaaaaaaagaataaaaaatcagaaaaaaaattttaaaaaattttcaactcgaaaatttcataaggggtaccccttgccatttttttgagaaattttgcaaaaaaatttaaattgatttattttaatgccaattggttgcaatgagtttcttttcactcaaataatgcttaaaattaaaaaaagagtaaaaattctgaaaaaattgacaaaaatataaaaatttgaaaatttcaaaaggtttatttttgcaccaacttttgcctataactcggtcggtatccaatggatcgccaatctttaacttgtggtcgatagatggcaacaatggctacattttcttcttggacggccttgccctcagatgtctgtgccagaagttattcgaggaaccaagttccttaccctgtttgagaaaatgtaaaattttcctcatttttgcaccaacttttgcctataactcggtcggtatccaatggatcgccaatctttaacttgtggtcgatagatggcaacaatggctacattttcttcttggacggccatgccctcagatgtctgtgccagaagttattcgaggaaccaagttccttaccctgtttgagaaaatgtaaaattttcctcatttttgagtaatttagcaaaattgaaaaatgtggtatattttaatgcgaattttgttgcaataagtttcttttcgcttaaatagtgctttaaattaaaaaaagaatcaaaaatcagaaaaaacattttaaaaaattttcaactcgaaaatttcataaggggtaccccttgccatttctttgagaaattttgcaaaaaaatttaaattgatttattttaatgccaattggttgcaatgagtttcttttcactcaaataaggcttaaaattaaaaaaagagtaaaaaatcagaaaaaatttaaaaaaatataaacaattttaaaatctcCTTATCAGAGgcggatcccgtttcatgtccttgcggatcagactagcccgcttgttcgatTATAcgggtttgatagttaggcagagctaGAAGTATATTCATTCGGCTACCTTGGGTATGTACACATGTATTACGTTACAACTCATGtgtttcaaacgtttcgtttgaactcatttttgttccgtttcaactcactcgcatatttttgtttcaactcacgtatttactctttttgcgactCGACTCACCATGGCTACATGcctacactcatgagtgagttagtgaaaaaagagtcactaaaactcgtcgtggagagtgaacgaaactcgttcaataaaacgtttcaactcactagcTCATTCTTGCTCACTTTGTACATCTTCAAACCAAACGCAAACAACGCAGCCACACACTGTGCTTTATGTATGGGATGAATCATATGAATGCCTTGTACGAATTGTGATAGCAATGCTGTTAGTAAACAAGATGCTTCCATTGATAACCCAACAACTTCCTCTTGTGCATGCGTTGAATTGTTAACAAACGATCGTTTTCATCCCCAGTCAGTCGCTGCACTTCGTGATGGTGAAGTGGTCTTGATCGCAAATCTCTTGCCGTGATGATGATCATTTTGGTAGTGCTGCTGTTGGGTAGTATACCCTCCATAGCGGGAAGTGATATACCCATTGAGTCACGGAATGATAATGATTGGTGGAAATCGGGCATCTTCTATCAAATCTATCCACGTTCGTTTATGGACAGCAATGGGGATGGTGTTGGTGATTTGCGCGGTATCATTTCCCGGTTGGAGTATTTGAGTGAGAACAATATAACCGGATTTTGGCTGTCTCCGATATTTAAATCCCCGATGGCCGATTTCGGCTACGACATATCGGATTACTACTCCATTCAGCCAGAGTATGGAACGTTGGCGGACTTTGACGCACTGCGAACAAAGGCCAACGAGCTCGGTATGGAAGTGATTCTCGATTTCGTCCCAAACCATACTAGCGATGAGCACGAGTGGTTTAAGAAGTCGGAACAGCGAGTGCCTGGCTTTGAGGATTTCTATGTATGGCATCGAGGGCGACCGAATCCACACAACAGTACGGCGCAACCAATTGTACCATGCAACTGGGTTAGTTTCTTTCGAGGCAGTGCGTGGCAGTGGAGCGAGACGCGCAAGGAGTATTATTTGCATCAATTCTCCGTGAAACAACCAGATCTAAACTACAGAAATCCTGCCGTTGTGGAGGCCATGAAAGACGTAATGCGATATTGGTTGGGACGAGGTGTAGGAGGCTATCGTATCGATGCCGTGCCGACCTTATTCGAAGTAGTTCCCGATGCTGATGGAAACTACCCGGATGAACCACTGAGCGGCAACACGGACGACCCGGATGACCCTGGTTATCTGGTTCACATTTACACACAGGATCAAAACGAAACGCTCGACATGGTTTATCAGTGGCGTGCAGTGATGGAAGAGTTTCAACAGCGCATAGGCGTTCGCGAGCGCATTATAATGGCCGAAACGTACTCTCCGATCGACATCGTGATGAAATATTACGGCAATGGAACCGTTCCCGGTGCGCAAATAccctttaattttcatttcatcaccGATTTAAATGGAGATTCAACGGCGGAGGATTTTAAACGCACCATCACTTACTGGCTTGATCATATGCCGGCGATCGATGGCATTGTTCCAAATTGGGTGGTAAGCACTATCTCTGGGAAGGTGTAGATTTGAGCAATTAATTTATATCTCAATGCTCATTTCAAGTTGGGAAATCACGACCAGCACCGTGTAGCTAGCAGATTCGGGGAAGATATGATAGATGCGATGAATATGATTTTGCTTTCCTTGCCGGGCGTTGGTGTCACCTACAATGTACGTAGCAATCGAAGATCAATCAACACTGGTAATGTTACAATTCCAACTCCTTGGTGTTATTTATAGGGCGAAGAAATTGGAATGGACGACGTTTGGATATCCTATAATGATACTGTAGATCCAGCAGCTTGTAATGCCGGCCCAGACCGATATCAATACACAACGCGCGATCCTGAACGTACACCTTTCCAGTGGGATTCGACAAAAAATGGCGGATTTTCGACAGGGGATCACACATGGCTTCCCATCTCACCGAACTACACGCAGGTGAATGTTAAACAACAGTTAGCATTAGAAAATAGCCACTTGCAGGTCTACCGTCAACTGATTGCCATGAAGGTCGGTGTTGATTTTGTTGCAAATAGTTTAGGCATATTTGTGCAAGAGAACGTACTAATTATTTTGCGACACGCTCAAATTAATGGATCATTGAAGTCTATTTATACAATTGCCAACATTGGAAATCAGCAGGCAACAATCAATCTTACTAAATACGAACCTTCACTTCAGGAAGGAATTTTAGCTATCCTATGTGTGAACTCTAACCATCCCAAAAACGATTTAGTTGCAATGCACAATGTAGTGGTGGAAGCTAAAGAATCATTCGTACTAGTGTCTATCAACTTTCGGCCTGAAGTTATTCAGATATAACGCCACATTTGCATTGTTTAGAAAGGGttacaaattttgaattttcggAATAACATTAGATACAATTGgtgttcaatttaaaaaaaaatcgacgaTCATTTATTCGTGTTTTGCATCACAATTCTTAGTACAGATATAAAAAGCAAGAAACGACACGACGTGTGCAGCCTTTCCTCTTTAAACGCCGAATAAATAAAcggaaaataacataaaaagaaactaatgaTTTAACATCCCAAAACTGCCCTTCGGCTGGCAGTCTGTGGCGCCTGTGTCTTCTTGGTAGTGTTAAGCCAATCATTTCGATACTGACTTGCCTGGACCTTTCGAATGAGAAAGTAAGTAAGAtgcatgaaaaacaaaattaaatcaaaacaatgatAAACGACAATGGAAAGAACAATGGATGGAAAACGAATAACTGCTTTATACGCTTTACGAAATGCTTTTTGATAGCAGGCCATCAGACAATTGGTGAGTagtacaaacaaacagaacaaatcAACAACTGACCGCATTAGCTTCTGAGTTTGATTCAagaaaaatttttaaaccacGACTTACCGCAACCTTTAAGGCTCTtggatttcgttggttttttcCGCAGATCGAGTCCGCCCGCCATATCCCGACAGCCGTCTGTGGCCATTGCTTCGTCTGATTCCGCCGATTGAGTCTTTATCGTTTTCTTGAGATTAGAAATCTAGAAAAGAGATCACAATTGCAGGTCATTTCCATTCCCATCTGTACCATCGCATACACACCTCTTGTTCGATCGCTTCCTTATGCTTAATACGCTTCTGCTTTTCCGTGTTGGCTCGATTAATTTGTGTCTCAAGACAGAGCAGTATTGTTTCACACGAATCACTCCATTCTTGCAGGGTGGAGGCAATTTCCTTTATATCGCCCTTGCGAATATCGCGCCCGATAGCGTAATCCACTTCCAGCTGTTTGTTCTTTTGATCAAGCTTACCGTGTATGACATCGGCGTAGATGGCTTCGATTATCAAATCCTCTAACACACGTACATTTTTTATGTCCAGCTCATCGAGCAGTTCATTGTAAGGAATGCATTTGCTTTTGATCGCCAAAGACACCACTGTGAGGTGCTGCaactttttttgcattgcCGGAGTAAGCGGAATCAGTTTGGCCTGGTTCTCAAGATATTGACGGTACGTTCCATAGGCGAACAGATTCAGTGTGTTGTAGTAGTTTGCATTCGAACcattttttaactaaaaaaaatcaataaggTATCAACTGCTTGTTCACCAATGTACTTTTACGAGAATCCTCTGGTTTGCTTACCTCTTCAATGTTTGGCATCGCCAATAGCTCTCCAAATACGTGAACTCCCGGTGCTTCCAAGACCTGTTTGATCAACTCGATGCAAGCTGCCCCTTTCGCTCCTTTCGAGAGTAAAACATATTGCTCTATCGGATTGTGCGCCGAGTATTGCTGGCGTGCCGATGAGTCCGTTTCAAAATTCGATAATTCCGGAGCCATTTTGCTAGCAATGATTTTACGTCCGTATctcctttttatttgtttcttctcgtGAGGATGCTTTGGAAACAATACAGTTTGACACTTGCACTGCGTGCATAACTGGCACACGTTTATGTTATGTGTTTTACAGCTGGAAGCAGCAACTGTTGGATCACCTTTTGGTAATATTTTCGGGGTAGAAAAATATggataatttgaaaaatattagttCTTGCGTATTTACagaaatgggaaggaaaaaataaaacatctgaaaacatCCACGAAAAGATTTGTCTGCCGCGGATTACGAGAGGACCACCTTAAAGCTAATAAACCTCGTATGAGCGGAATTGTCAAATTGTCAAAACAggctgcaaacaaacaaacgagtgCCGCTACAAACAAGGGTTTGGGagtaaaatttatcatttagaTCGAAATTACCGACTGTAAGCAACAGTTTAACGATTTTCTGAATGAAACTGTCATTCAGTTTCATCCATTGCTTTCTATATCGTGGAAGTTAATACCTGATTTGCTTCTAGTTTGTAGGAGAAACATTGCCAAGCAGATCATCATAACCTCAAGATTGAAAGGACGCGCACATTTCGCCTGAAACATGTCTGGAATACTTTTCGAAGACATCTTCAACGTTAAAGACATGGATCcggaagggaaaaaatttGACCGAGTCAGTCGTCTGCACTGTGAATCAGAATCATTCAAAATGGATCTTATACTGGACATCAACTCTTGGATTTATCCATTTGAATTGGGGGACAAATTTCGCTTGGTGCTAGCGACCACACTGCACGAAGATGGCACGGCAGGTAAGTTTGTTATTATAAATtggatagtaaaaaaaaactcttaccCGTGTTTTCTCCGGTACAGCAAGCATGGAGTACAATGCAGCGGAAATAGAGGGATCTCGTGCGGACAGTTTCGAATACGTAATGTTCGGGAAGGTGTACAGGATCGAGGGAGATGATTCACAGACCGAATCCTCCAATAGGTTGTCTGCCTACGTTTCGTTCGGTGGTCTATTAATGCGATTACAAGGAGATGCAAACAATCTGCATGGTTTCGAGATTGACCAGTACATGTTTCTGTTGATGAAGAAGCTGGCGTTTTAGGTTGCATTCGTACCTATGGTTCCATTTGATTGTGTCGAATAAATTGTATATTCTTCTACCCGGGACGTGTAATGCGGACTATTATTGTGGTAAAATTTTCGATAGCCGAATCCATAAATATATGTTAGGTGCCACGCTTGTCATCATCAGCAGAACGACAAGAAACGAAGAAAGCATGCTGAAATCAATTGGGAGCGGATATATGAAACTATACAGGAATATGAACAGACCACTTACCACAACCAAGAAACACTTCGAATTTCGGAACTTTGAGAAGAATCCATCTGTGGCTAAGCAAAAGCTTTTACGATTGCAGAGCATGCTCTGAATGAGTGTTGTGTTTCTACCAAACAAACACTTCACATAATCAACTAAGAAG
The DNA window shown above is from Anopheles funestus chromosome 3RL, idAnoFuneDA-416_04, whole genome shotgun sequence and carries:
- the LOC125771785 gene encoding maltase A3-like yields the protein MGLYCWVLTLLTVGVGVASAQKDWWETASFYQIYPRSFQDSNGDGIGDLNGIASRLQYLKSLGMTGFWLSPIYPSPMADFGYDISNFTDIHPSFGTMADFKRLVEEAKKLQLRVILDFVPNHSSDEHEWFKKSVNRESGFEDFYVWQDPKPGTVRDPPNNWVAAWYGSAWEWNDDRKQFYLHQFHAKQPDLNYRNPAVVQAMKNVLRFWLDQGVDGFRVDAVPWLFETVGFPDEPVSGQSSDPLSQNYLNHIYTLDQPETVDMVYQWRELLDQYKQEHNTTTKVLMTEAWSSLDVVKTYFNDSNNRQGSQMPFNFQLIMRLDSNSKATDFKKVIDSWINIIPPNHTPNWVLGNHDKRRVSSRMGGDHMVDIMAMIELTLPGITVTYQGEEIGMHDVDISWKDTQDPAACQLTEDTYQEGTRDPARTPFQWDATANAGFTNASVKPWLPLAEDYPLVNVKVQQETTQNSHLKVFKELMSLRGTNALIWGDFKSQVLGTNVYALTRSFPNDKRSYVVLANIGSTVETVDATKVDTTLPNSLVFRVVSVSSKRKPGETVTSNNIQLQAYEAVVLSNGTHRLRQSFTMLGGVIVIMMLVTLFKL
- the LOC125771790 gene encoding maltase A3-like, translated to MMIILVVLLLGSIPSIAGSDIPIESRNDNDWWKSGIFYQIYPRSFMDSNGDGVGDLRGIISRLEYLSENNITGFWLSPIFKSPMADFGYDISDYYSIQPEYGTLADFDALRTKANELGMEVILDFVPNHTSDEHEWFKKSEQRVPGFEDFYVWHRGRPNPHNSTAQPIVPCNWVSFFRGSAWQWSETRKEYYLHQFSVKQPDLNYRNPAVVEAMKDVMRYWLGRGVGGYRIDAVPTLFEVVPDADGNYPDEPLSGNTDDPDDPGYLVHIYTQDQNETLDMVYQWRAVMEEFQQRIGVRERIIMAETYSPIDIVMKYYGNGTVPGAQIPFNFHFITDLNGDSTAEDFKRTITYWLDHMPAIDGIVPNWVLGNHDQHRVASRFGEDMIDAMNMILLSLPGVGVTYNGEEIGMDDVWISYNDTVDPAACNAGPDRYQYTTRDPERTPFQWDSTKNGGFSTGDHTWLPISPNYTQVNVKQQLALENSHLQVYRQLIAMKVGVDFVANSLGIFVQENVLIILRHAQINGSLKSIYTIANIGNQQATINLTKYEPSLQEGILAILCVNSNHPKNDLVAMHNVVVEAKESFVLVSINFRPEVIQI
- the LOC125771839 gene encoding DNA-directed RNA polymerases I, II, and III subunit RPABC3, whose protein sequence is MSGILFEDIFNVKDMDPEGKKFDRVSRLHCESESFKMDLILDINSWIYPFELGDKFRLVLATTLHEDGTAASMEYNAAEIEGSRADSFEYVMFGKVYRIEGDDSQTESSNRLSAYVSFGGLLMRLQGDANNLHGFEIDQYMFLLMKKLAF
- the LOC125771821 gene encoding COP9 signalosome complex subunit 7b isoform X2; translation: MAPELSNFETDSSARQQYSAHNPIEQYVLLSKGAKGAACIELIKQVLEAPGVHVFGELLAMPNIEELKNGSNANYYNTLNLFAYGTYRQYLENQAKLIPLTPAMQKKLQHLTVVSLAIKSKCIPYNELLDELDIKNVRVLEDLIIEAIYADVIHGKLDQKNKQLEVDYAIGRDIRKGDIKEIASTLQEWSDSCETILLCLETQINRANTEKQKRIKHKEAIEQEISNLKKTIKTQSAESDEAMATDGCRDMAGGLDLRKKPTKSKSLKGCGKSVSK
- the LOC125771791 gene encoding probable maltase, which gives rise to MWLAVIVGVLAIVPSLLADEHWWQHANFYQIYPRSFKDSDGDGVGDLRGIMEKVPYLRRELGIDAVWLSPIFKSPMADFGYDISDFRDIHSEFGTIADLEALAATCNAEGLKLILDFVPNHSSDESEWFIKSVNKDPTYSDYYVWHPGKTLSNGTRVPPSNWVSVFRGPAWEWNEVRQEYYLHQFLVKQPDLNYRNSALVQEMKDVIKFWLDKGVHGFRIDAVPYLFESTPTNGVYPDEEKSGETDDPDNPTYLVHTHTQNLDETFDMVYQWRKVVDDYKQEKLSEDIVLMAEAYTPLMNIIRLFGNENSEGAHVPFNFEVLSNTFKDTTGTQFYDNIKRWLDVVPSNRFSNWVLGNHDNKRVSSRLGVARADLYQIALNVLPGIAVTFNGDELAMEDVFISWKDTIDPAACNSNPKDYLMYSRDPVRTPFQWDDSVSAGFSTNRTTWLPVAANYKTLNYKAQKAAPRSHVKIFQALVRLRKQRTLREGTMEMQLVGDNIIVIKRHLEGVSTIVAVLNFNKTTETVKLSSVYEGLPAAFEVITSSMQTNYIDGTVVGRDEVVLPADAAIVLEGNVANGI
- the LOC125771821 gene encoding COP9 signalosome complex subunit 7 isoform X1 — protein: MAPELSNFETDSSARQQYSAHNPIEQYVLLSKGAKGAACIELIKQVLEAPGVHVFGELLAMPNIEELKNGSNANYYNTLNLFAYGTYRQYLENQAKLIPLTPAMQKKLQHLTVVSLAIKSKCIPYNELLDELDIKNVRVLEDLIIEAIYADVIHGKLDQKNKQLEVDYAIGRDIRKGDIKEIASTLQEWSDSCETILLCLETQINRANTEKQKRIKHKEAIEQEISNLKKTIKTQSAESDEAMATDGCRDMAGGLDLRKKPTKSKSLKGCGPGKSVSK